The Cetobacterium sp. ZOR0034 DNA segment ATCAGGATTAGGATAGGAAGAAAATTCCCTGTAGCTTTGCTTTTCAAAAACAGGGAATTTGGCCTTGCAAAAAACAGTGAGGGATAAATTTCTCTTTATTCTCATTTTTTTCAATCTTTCACAATTAAAACTATTTTCTATCAAATTAAGTATATACATACACCGCACTCCTTTTTTAAAATTTATCTATGTTTTTTTACTATTATACCTTGTTTTTTGCAAAAAATCAATTTTTTTGTAAAAAATAAAAAAAAAGACACTATATTACATAATGTCTTTTCAATTAAATTTTTTATTTTTATAATATTTCCTTCTTAAAAATTATTCTACATTTTCTTTAAAAACCTCTTTTAAATATGCTTTTAGAATATGATTATTTGCATTAGCTTTTAAATATTCATAAATCAACTTCATGAACGCTTTATTTTCCTTTCCTCTTTGAATTATTTTTTGTATTCCATATTCTGTAAATGAATTTAAATCACTTATTGTAAATTTACTATAATCAAAATGTTTGGTATCTAAAAAATATTCCCATTCATTTTCTGATTTACTCTCTTTTAAGTAGTATCTAAAGTTTTCATTATTATAATTTTTTAATTTTAATTTTAACTCTGGCGAAACTTTATTATTTTCTAGTAAAGAATAAAATTCATAGAGTATAGATGCGTATTTCGAATTTTCTATACATTTTTTACAAAAAATATTATCTAAATGAGTGATAACATGATTTTCTAAGTTTAAATCATAATCTATATAACTAAACCTTAACAATTCTATATATAATTGTAAATCAAAATCTTTTTTCAGTTCATTCATTATTTTGTAAATTTCTTTTTCTTTAACATTTGATTCAAATAATCTTAAAAAATAAATTTCAACTGACCTATCATTTATAGAAAAGTATTCTTTTAATTTTTCTGTTATTTCCATTTTTTTAGAAATAATAGTTGAATAATAATAAGTCATCATTCCTATTACTTTATTATTTGTTTTAGTTTTACTTTCTATTATTTTATTAATCATATTATTCAAACACTCTTCAGATAAATACTCATTATTTTGATCTAAAATTCCTAAAAAACAATCCTGTAAATCACGATACCTAAATTCATCCATATAAAATATTTCAAACTTATTGCTATTTATTAAAATGCTTAGCACTTTCTCAAAATCTTCTTCTTTTAAGTTATGCTTATAAATTAAAAATAGTATATTTCCTAATCGTTCCATAAACTTATTGAAATGAACTTGTTTTTCATCTAATATACCTATCAAATTTTTCAAAGCATTTAGAAGCTTATTTAAAGTTATATTTTCACAATTTAAATACATTATATTGTATTCAGCAAATAATTTTTTTAAAACACTATTTGAAAGTTCAATCATAAAAAAATAATCATAATAATTAAAATTGTCTAAACTTAAAATTTTCCATCTCTTTTTGTCTATTTTTTGTGAATCATTTTTATAAGCAATCAAAAGGATTTCAATATATTTTTTTGTCATATCTTTTATTTCAGAAAAATTAGTAGAAATTCCATTCATAAAAATAAATTTATAAATATCTCTTATCAAAAGTTGGCTTTCTGTTATTAAAGATGCTTCTCTGTAAAAATAAGTATTCTTATCTTCTCTAACTTTCTCTATATATTTATTCAGTTGTTTAGAATTCTTTTCTAAGGTTTCCCAATTAATTATTTCTTCATAAAGAGTTGTTTTTCTTTTAAAATATTTATTATATATCTTTTTTAAATTAATCTCTTCTTCCGAAGAAAAATGAGTTCTTAAATCTAACCTTTGTATTATATTCAAAAGAAAATATGTCCATAAAATTTTTTCTTTATTATTATACAATTGATATTCTTTTAGTTTTTTTGTTAATATTTCTCTTGCCAAATTATACTCTTCAAAAAATATACATCCACTAACAACTAAATTTTCAGCACTTATTTTTTCATTTTCTGATACAGCTTTTTTAAATTTTTCTTTATCAAATTCTAATATATATTCTAAAATTTCATTTAATTTTTCTTGTTTCTCTAAAATTATATCTAAATTTTTATTATTATCTAGTATCAAACTAACTGATTCATTTTTTACTAATTTTACATCTGATTTTACTAAAACATCTAAATATTTTTTTATTTCCGATAAATCTAGCTCATTTCTAAAATTCTCCTCAATGCTCTTTTCATCTAATATCCTATCATTTCCAAAAGAAAAATTAATATCAATATTTTTTATTAATTCTTTAAAATTAATCTCTGTTAAATAATCTAATTTAGAATAAATCAAATAATTTTCTTCTATTAATTTTTCCTCTTTCTGTTTTGCTAAATCTTCTAAAAAATCAGTTAATAATTTCCCTTTATTATTTAATAATTCTTCTTCATTCATTCCTGAATATTCTTTTTTCTTTAAATCAGGTAAAATAATTTTATTTATTATCTCTTCATCTTCATTTTCTTTTTTACCAAATCCTTCATAATCAACTAAATAAACTTTCCTAAAATCTTCCTTTAATATTTTTTTTATCCAAGAAATTATATATTGAACATTTGGATCACTTAAAGAATAACCAATAAATAGAATTGTATTAGTTGTAAATAATCCTTTTATAAAAGTAGAAACTAAAGGGAATTTTTCTTCATAATTTTTAAAGTCCGATTTTTTCAAAATAATATTTTTATTATCTAAATCTCCATGCATCTTTATAATCATTTTTGAGCTAGAAGTATGTGCCAAGTCTTCATCTTTTTTTACAATATCATAATCATAATTTTCGTTTAATGCATCTTCAATTAAAGTATCAAAATTTGTAGTTATTACATAATTAACCTCTAATTTTTCTAATGCTTTATGAATCGGATTCGGTTGAAACTCTTTTTTAAAGATATCTTCTAAAATTCTATAGTATGGAACTTTTCCAAATTTTTTATAATATTCTTCTGGAATATCTAAAAGCTCATCATAATCAAGTTTTTCTTTAACTGAGCCCAATTCTTTTGAAAAGTTTTTTATCAAATCATTCCAAGTCGGAAGTTTACTATCTATTGAGGCTCCAGCTCCAACAAAAATAATTAGCTTATTACTTATTAATTCTTTTGCTAAAAAATCTATATATAATTTATTCACTGAAAACTCCTTCATATATATAATTTATGTTTTAAAATAAGTTCTGTTATTTTAATATTTCAAAACTCAATTTTAGGTAATTGTTTAATTAATTCATTTATTTTTAAAGAAAAAGTAATTATACTAAATAATAAAATTTAAAATTTACTTAGGGTTATTGTGTTCTTCATACTATAAGTTTGAATCATTTATAGTTTCACTATCTTTATTTGGATTAACTACTTAAAACTATTAATCTTAATTTTATTAAAAAAATATTTTGATGTTGAACGACAAAAATATGGATGCGAGAGCTTTTATTTTTCTAATTCTTCTATTTTCTCTTTATACATTTCCATTAATTTGCCTACACACATTGATTCTGTAAAACCACTTTTTACAGGAAACCCATACGCTTCCATAACAGCTTTGTCATTTTGTTGATGTGCTTTACGCAGCTCTGGTGGCATTGTTAATTCATCATAAAGATCTGCAAGAGAACTCTCTGGATAAAGATTTCTTGCATCTAAAATACCCTGAGCTGTTAGCTCTATTTTTTCTTTTTGTTTATCTGTTGGATTGCACCAAATAAAATTATTATAAACAACTGAACCAGAATATTGATAATCACTCTTCATTCTGCCACATACTATTCTCATCCAAGCCATATGTACATTAGATATCATAACTCCAAATTCATATAATCCCACATTGGGAATTATTAATGCACTACCATTTACAATTATTTCAGGGGTAACAAAATCTAATGGGATATATTTTCTGTTTTCAGATGATACCTTAGGAAACACTAACATTTGTGTATTTGGTTGACGAATTTCACCAAATAAATATGGAGTATCCGCAAGAGCTTTAGTTTGAGGTCTGTTACTGTTCTCTCTAAATATTTTTGTTTTCATAATACGTTCACTTATAAGTTTAGACTCCCTTAGTAATTTTGGGTTTGCATCTTTTAACCACAGACACCATCTCTTTTTATTATTTATTAATTCATTTCCACCCATATATTTTTTTATAAATATTTCATTTTTAGGATTTTCTTTTAATAATTCTTCTACTTCTTCTTTAGATAATATTAAATTTCCGTCATCAATTGGCATATTTCCATATATCATACTTGGTTTATTCTGAATATGATAATTTCTGTTTTCAATTATTACTATCTCTGCATCTAACAGATATGGATTAATATTTTCTACTTTTTTAACTTGAGAATCATTTGCAAATAAAAATTTTTCTTTTTTATTTATACAACTAAACCCAATAATCACACAGTGAACTGCTGCTTTATTTTTAATTTCACTTTCCCATTTAAATGGTTGATATGCAAAATTTATAATTACACCTAATTTTAATAATTCTTTCCATAATATGGGTACTTGTTCTCCCTGAACAATACTATTAGTCGAAACAAAAGCTCCAGCAATTTGAGTTTTTTGCATATATTCAACAGCTTTTTTATACCAACCAACGACATAGTCTAAATTTCCAATCCCTTTTATTTTTTTTTCAAATAAAACTATTAGCTCAGCTTTTTGTTCTTTAGTTTGC contains these protein-coding regions:
- a CDS encoding SIR2 family protein — its product is MNKLYIDFLAKELISNKLIIFVGAGASIDSKLPTWNDLIKNFSKELGSVKEKLDYDELLDIPEEYYKKFGKVPYYRILEDIFKKEFQPNPIHKALEKLEVNYVITTNFDTLIEDALNENYDYDIVKKDEDLAHTSSSKMIIKMHGDLDNKNIILKKSDFKNYEEKFPLVSTFIKGLFTTNTILFIGYSLSDPNVQYIISWIKKILKEDFRKVYLVDYEGFGKKENEDEEIINKIILPDLKKKEYSGMNEEELLNNKGKLLTDFLEDLAKQKEEKLIEENYLIYSKLDYLTEINFKELIKNIDINFSFGNDRILDEKSIEENFRNELDLSEIKKYLDVLVKSDVKLVKNESVSLILDNNKNLDIILEKQEKLNEILEYILEFDKEKFKKAVSENEKISAENLVVSGCIFFEEYNLAREILTKKLKEYQLYNNKEKILWTYFLLNIIQRLDLRTHFSSEEEINLKKIYNKYFKRKTTLYEEIINWETLEKNSKQLNKYIEKVREDKNTYFYREASLITESQLLIRDIYKFIFMNGISTNFSEIKDMTKKYIEILLIAYKNDSQKIDKKRWKILSLDNFNYYDYFFMIELSNSVLKKLFAEYNIMYLNCENITLNKLLNALKNLIGILDEKQVHFNKFMERLGNILFLIYKHNLKEEDFEKVLSILINSNKFEIFYMDEFRYRDLQDCFLGILDQNNEYLSEECLNNMINKIIESKTKTNNKVIGMMTYYYSTIISKKMEITEKLKEYFSINDRSVEIYFLRLFESNVKEKEIYKIMNELKKDFDLQLYIELLRFSYIDYDLNLENHVITHLDNIFCKKCIENSKYASILYEFYSLLENNKVSPELKLKLKNYNNENFRYYLKESKSENEWEYFLDTKHFDYSKFTISDLNSFTEYGIQKIIQRGKENKAFMKLIYEYLKANANNHILKAYLKEVFKENVE